One region of Zerene cesonia ecotype Mississippi chromosome 15, Zerene_cesonia_1.1, whole genome shotgun sequence genomic DNA includes:
- the LOC119832204 gene encoding ATP-dependent DNA helicase Q1-like, producing the protein MLSVEELNEEVKKVDKELAQVEAELSKWRNKQRQLHERKSALKKSINKLKSDTLAQVDWGGNKYEWSEDVQNTLKNIFKIDSFRPKQLSAINSTLSGQHAIVVMPTGAGKSLCYQLPALIKPGITIVISPLVSLMEDQVRSLKKKNIPAMLMTSTSPKEETAAALNLLKDKNTDIKLLYVTPERLAKSKRFMANLQKCFDEGRLQRIAIDEVHCCSQWGHDFRPDYKFLGILSNMFPNVPILGLTATATAHVLNDVQKILNIQGCLVVKSTFNRPNLYYRILEKPTSQDECLIILEKLLKYRYKGESGIIYTNSIKDAEDVTDGLRKRGLKVGCYHANMEAESRSKVHMKWHDKHYQAIVATVAFGMGIDKPDVRFVIHHTISKSMENYYQESGRAGRDGERAECITLYRMQDMFKVSAMVFSSVGSIEHLYGMVKYCLNGSLCRRQLIAQHFDEDWGNSNCNKMCDVCCNISSSSAKELSLESHLQTLANIIDNAEKQQTKLTAQKLIDAWFLKGPVPLRHNGKEPNFSRNLAEDVIAYLLIEGYLVEDFHFTAYSTVVYLKKGPNMEAINDVNFTFKMPIRKYTEFHLDRPAPKDFEQMSDTNEATNVVKRKCSKPSHNKPTKKMKPIIIDDDDDD; encoded by the coding sequence atgctGTCGGTTGAGGAGCTGAATGAAGAAGTTAAAAAGGTCGATAAAGAACTCGCTCAAGTAGAAGCAGAATTATCCAAATGGAGAAATAAGCAACGGCAACTACACGAAAGGAAAAGCGCTCTCAAGAaatccataaataaattaaaatcggaTACATTAGCGCAAGTAGATTGGGGTGGTAATAAATACGAATGGTCGGAAGATGTTCAAAatacacttaaaaatatatttaagatagATTCTTTTAGACCTAAGCAGTTAAGTGCCATAAACTCCACACTTTCTGGCCAACATGCGATTGTTGTTATGCCCACTGGAGCTGGAAAAAGTCTTTGCTACCAATTACCAGCTCTAATTAAACCTGGTATAACAATAGTTATATCTCCCCTCGTTTCACTTATGGAAGACCAAGTTCGTTCATTGAAAAAGAAGAACATTCCAGCTATGCTTATGACTAGTACAAGCCCTAAGGAAGAAACTGCTGCTGCTTTGAATCTATTAAAGGACAAAAACACAGACATCAAGTTACTGTATGTAACACCAGAAAGATTAGCAAAGAGTAAAAGATTCATGGCAAATTTACAGAAATGTTTTGATGAAGGTAGGTTACAAAGAATAGCAATTGACGAAGTTCACTGCTGTTCCCAATGGGGACATGATTTCAGACCTGACTATAAGTTCTTAGGAATTTTGTCCAATATGTTCCCTAATGTACCCATATTGGGGTTAACAGCCACAGCTACAGCCCATGTCCTTAATGATGTCCAAAAAATTCTGAATATACAAGGCTGCCTAGTTGTCAAATCTACATTTAATAGGCCGAATCTCTACTACAGAATATTGGAAAAACCAACATCGCAAGATGAGTGTCTGATTATACTAGAGAAACtacttaaatatagatataaggGTGAGAGTggcattatttatacaaatagtaTAAAAGATGCTGAAGATGTGACTGATGGGTTAAGGAAAAGGGGCCTAAAAGTAGGATGTTACCATGCTAATATGGAAGCTGAATCAAGGTCCAAAGTGCATATGAAATGGCATGATAAGCATTACCAAGCTATTGTTGCTACGGTAGCTTTTGGCATGGGCATTGATAAACCTGATGTTAGATTTGTTATACACCACACAATTAGTAAATCAATGGAGAATTATTACCAAGAAAGTGGAAGAGCTGGCCGAGATGGCGAGAGAGCAGAATGCATTACGTTATATAGAATGCAAGATATGTTTAAAGTCAGTGCAATGGTGTTCTCTTCTGTTGGCAGTATAGAACATTTGTATGGAATGGTGAAATACTGTCTTAATGGATCTCTCTGTAGGCGTCAGCTAATAGCTCAACATTTTGATGAAGATTGGGGTAATTCCAATTGCAATAAGATGTGTGATGTTTGTTGCAATATAAGTAGTAGTAGTGCAAAAGAACTATCTTTAGAATCACATCTGCAAACTCTAGCCAATATAATAGACAATGCAGAAAAACAGCAAACAAAATTGACAGCGCAGAAGCTTATAGATGCCTGGTTCCTTAAGGGCCCTGTCCCATTGAGACACAATGGAAAGGAGCCAAATTTCTCCAGAAATTTAGCCGAAGATgttattgcttatttattaatagaaggTTATTTAGTTGAGGATTTCCATTTTACTGCATATTCtactgttgtttatttaaagaaaggtCCAAATATGGAGGCAATAAATGATgtcaattttacattcaaaatGCCAATAAGAAAGTATACTGAATTTCATCTAGATAGACCAGCACCTAAGGATTTTGAACAAATGTCTGACACAAATGAAGCAACTAATGTGGTGAAAAGAAAGTGTAGTAAACCTAGTCATAATAAACCAACAAAAAAGATGAAACCCATTATaatagatgatgatgatgatgattaa
- the LOC119832424 gene encoding uncharacterized protein LOC119832424: MENSVGSAIEKIKLHEQDKEAKLKEKREFEANIAFLQRNLKEINTQIHKCSQEEGILTQTNIKLKSQLDVEKIRNKALSTQIELLKKDLIELQQKINQDISYVWTIRSSFCETVQKTSNKYNVWALLMKPMYAESIQCKIKKSPEKPVSNIGRLEAAIERRNKATAERNRLMAEPDHGEEFVRIKNALRYSLEKVENLKENIN; this comes from the exons ATGGAAAACTCTGTTGGTTCAgccattgaaaaaattaagttgCACGAACAAGACAAAGAAGCaaagttaaaagaaaaacgtGAAT TTGAAGCTAATATCGCATTCTTACAGCGTAACTTAAAAGAGATAAACACTCAAATACACAAATGTTCCCAGGAGGAAGGTATATTAACTCAAACAAATATCAAACTAAAATCTCAATTGGATGTagaaaaaattagaaataagGCTCTTTCAACTCAAATAGAGTTACTTAAAAAGGACTTAATAGAGTTGCAACAAAAAATA AACCAAGATATCTCATATGTTTGGACTATCCGTTCATCTTTTTGTGAAACGGTACAAAAAACATCGAACAAATATAACGTGTGGGCGTTATTAATGAAACCAATGTACGCAGAATCAatacaatgtaaaattaagaaatcCCCCGAAAAACCAGTTTCTAATATTGGTAGACTAGAAGCTGCAATTGAAAGGCGAAACAAAGCTACTGCAGAGAGAAACCGATTAATGGCCGAGCCTGATCACGGCGAGGAATTTGTTCG aattaaaaatgctttacGTTACTCTCTGGAAAAGGTAGAAAATctgaaagaaaacattaattag
- the LOC119832208 gene encoding N-acylneuraminate cytidylyltransferase: MRVTIITLFLIFHYCIPEKISVLILARGGSKGIRLKNLREVGGITLLSRAILAAKHAGLEDITVSTDHPLIALEGIKRGVQVFKRSYVTASDWAPSIWGVQEFIEYKPQVDILVLLQTTSPFTKSKHIKRSLEKLDRPKPYDCIFSVTRYK, from the exons ATGCGGGTCACTATCATCACTTTGTTCTTAAT tttccATTATTGTATCCCTGAGAAAATATCTGTGCTTATCCTAGCCCGTGGTGGTTCGAAAGGAATTCGTTTAAAGAATCTGCGTGAAGTTGGAGGCATTACCCTTCTATCCCGCGCTATTTTAGCCGCGAAGCATGCGGGTCTTGAAGATATTACCGTATCTACTGATCATCCTTTGATAGCTTTGGAAGGCATTAAAA GAGGGGTACAAGTTTTTAAAAGAAGTTATGTAACTGCATCAGATTGGGCTCCTTCTATATGGGGTGTGCaagaatttattgaatacaaGCCGCAGGTGGATATTTTAGTTCTGTTGCAAACGACTTCACCTTTTACTAAGTCTAAACATATTAAACGATCCCTAGAGAAACTTGATCGTCCGAAGCCCTATGACTGCATTTTCTCAGTAACGAGGTACAAGTAA
- the LOC119832211 gene encoding histone H3.3A encodes MARTKQTARKSTGGKAPRKQLATKAARKSAPSTGGVKKPHRYRPGTVALREIRRYQKSTELLIRKLPFQRLVREIAQDFKTDLRFQSAAIGALQEASEAYLVGLFEDTNLCAIHAKRVTIMPKDIQLARRIRGERA; translated from the exons ATGGCACGTACCAAGCAGACTGCTCGTAAATCAACCGGAGGAAAGGCTCCGCGTAAACAGTTAGCCACAAAAGCGGCGCGAAAATCAGCGCCCAGCACGGGGGGTGTAAAGAAGCCTCATCGTTATCGCCCTGGTACAGTGGCTCTCCGAGAAATCCGTCGTTACCAGAAATCTACTGAGTTGCTCATTCGTAAGCTGCCGTTCCAGCGGCTCGTGAGAGAAATCGCTCAAGACTTCAAGACTGACCTTCGTTTCCAGTCTGCCGCCATCGGTGCATTGCAG GAAGCCAGTGAAGCCTACCTGGTCGGCCTCTTTGAAGACACCAACTTGTGCGCCATTCATGCCAAACGTGTAACCATTATGCCTAAAGACATCCAGTTGGCCAGACGGATCCGTGGCGAGCGGGcttaa
- the LOC119832205 gene encoding sorting nexin-8-like, whose amino-acid sequence MSINLEEVTFEDLEATDVISVELVPERKGLILKHCEYFVSSRRHGTTVTRRYNEFAQLYDVLAAKYPYRAICGLPPKRVVVGGGSPVFLQRRRAALQRWLTLVARHPVLAHDADLRTFLCESNPKLDKPKHDEFVLAGTQEDSPRDMTTDEMEATFAGEQEQLRLVQLGLGRLSKIFEKAEGRCEAERADIRELGAALHALSAPAAADSPRWAGIRDAVKAAAQLALDMGEAGEGPDDEAVQRLLVALDALAAHRELCARLTRGLHAERAAAAAAAAPASAPHCAAARRLQQRHRYAMRCALEEARIARVYALSALESLPELLHAHGTAHARIAACWADLHSALRHNAKPGHR is encoded by the exons atgtcgATCAATTTAGAGGAAGTGACTTTTGAAGATTTGGAAGCGACAGATGTTATAAGCGTTGAATTGGTGCCTGAACGGAAGGGTTTAATTTTGAAGCATTGTGAATATTTTGTGAGTTCTCGCAGACATGGTACCACTGTGACCAGACGATACAATGAGTTTGCTCAGCTGTATGATGTGCTTGCTGCTAAATATCCTTACAG AGCAATATGTGGGTTACCGCCTAAACGCGTTGTCGTCGGCGGTGGCAGCCCAGTATTCCTACAACGTCGTCGCGCCGCATTGCAACGCTGGCTGACTCTCGTCGCTCGCCATCCGGTGCTAGCGCATGATGCGGATCTACGGACGTTTCTGTGCGAATCCAATCCGAAACTTGATAAGCCAAAGCATGATGAGTTTGTGCTCGCTGGAACGCAAGAGGATAGCCCG agAGACATGACAACAGATGAAATGGAAGCTACATTTGCCGGCGAGCAAGAACAACTCCGTCTTGTCCAGCTCGGTTTGGGAAGACTTAGCAAGATATTCGAGAAAG CCGAGGGCCGCTGCGAAGCGGAGCGGGCGGACATCCGCGAGCTGGGCGCCGCGCTGCACGCGCTGTCGGCGCCGGCCGCCGCCGACTCGCCGCGCTGGGCCGGCATCCGGGACGCTGTGAAGGCCGCTGCCCA ACTCGCCCTGGACATGGGCGAGGCCGGCGAGGGGCCGGACGACGAGGCGGTGCAGCGGCTGCTGGTGGCGCTGGACGCGCTGGCGGCGCACCGCGAGCTGTGCGCGCGGCTGACGCGCGGGCTGCACGCGgagcgcgcggcggcggcggcggcggcggcgcccGCCAGCGCGCCGCACTGCGCCGCGGCGCGCCGCCTGCAGCAGCGCCACCGGTACGCGATGCGGTGCGCGCTCGAG GAAGCGAGGATAGCGCGAGTGTACGCGCTGTCAGCGCTGGAGTCGCTCCCCGAGCTGCTGCACGCGCACGGCACCGCGCACGCGCGCATCGCGGCCTGCTGGGCCGACCTGCACTCCGCGCTGCGGCACAACGCCAAACCCGGCCATCGATAG
- the LOC119832209 gene encoding uncharacterized protein LOC119832209, translating into MNKSFHPLRNYIRIFRGRSFSNKVENVNENAPIKFTTSGAAKASIRPILAKPRNMPWYQPFSVVGSVAVFLIYFCVFREESDIDSEFEKTLYDRIKGLEKRQLLISYRFNKENGRSVVEIEQRLKEIEEEEAKLVA; encoded by the exons atgaATAAGAGTTTCCATCCTTTGAG GAATTACATTAGAATATTTAGAGGAAGATCCTTTAGCAACAAAGTcgaaaatgtaaatgaaaatgcTCCCATAAAATTTACTACCAGTGGCGCTGCCAAAGCTAGTATAAGGCCAATTTTAGCTAAACCAAGAAACATGCCCTGGTATCAGCCGTTCAGTGTAGTTGGAAGTGTTGCAGTCTTCCTTATATACTTCTGTGTATTTCGTGAAGAAAGTGATATTGATTCTGAATTCGAAAAGACCTTATATGACAGAATAAAGGGCTTAGAAAAGCGACAGTTATTAATAAGCTATAGattcaataaagaaaatggAAGGAGTGTTGTTGAAATTGAGCAACGACTAAAAGAAATTGAGGAAGAGGAAGCAAAGCTTGTAGCCTAA
- the LOC119832559 gene encoding raffinose invertase-like, whose translation MEMDVFIFLVGLCAVSAEFIDDTSYIESFINQREPTLSRKYRPIFHIIAPDGWISNPAGFTIFKRQYHIFYQYHPYNGAWGRMSWGHAISSDLIEWIHYPAALIPKDYYDKHGCLAGTALVRKNFLTLFYTGHVSEKESMQTQNVALSGNGLIFQKYLYNPLVRDSPNGIGEIRNPKVWRFRNVWYMIVGTTSRQWNGQLVLYTSTDMFNWKHNGTLVESFGDMGYVWENPDLFEIDGYHVLILSVQGIEADGYRFRNLYQNGYVVCFFNYQRARFEDLEVSTATFYELDYGHDFYGAKTLRAPDDRILMVAWLGMWESNFVESTEGWASMLTIIREVSMNKDGRLLLTPIREMVELRSEVLENAWYSPGEVFDAESRSFELIADSRSVDADVGIVFEWKNEGRFTIGYSAEHEYITIDRGGVDGVRRAYWSPKDYVHLRIFVDASSVEVFCGDGEVVFSSRIYPKSMSIRITGEAQLHIVQYRIRRSVGFDAKVAQRLKQDILHKY comes from the coding sequence ATGGAGATGGACGTCTTTATCTTTCTAGTGGGCCTCTGTGCGGTGTCTGCAGAATTTATCGATGATACCAGTTATATAGAATCATTTATCAATCAAAGAGAGCCTACATTGAGCAGGAAATACCGGCCCATATTTCACATCATTGCTCCAGATGGTTGGATCAGCAATCCTGCTGGATTCACAATTTTCAAGCgtcaatatcatatattttaccaATATCATCCCTATAATGGAGCATGGGGACGTATGAGTTGGGGGCACGCGATAAGTTCGGATCTAATAGAATGGATTCATTATCCTGCGGCGTTGATACCGAAGGACTATTACGATAAACATGGCTGCCTTGCAGGAACAGCTCTCGTGCGAAAAAATTTCCTGACCCTTTTTTATACTGGTCATGTATCTGAGAAAGAAAGTATGCAGACACAGAATGTTGCTCTGAGTGGTAATGGCCTAATCTTCCAGAAGTATCTATATAACCCTCTTGTCAGGGACTCACCGAATGGTATTGGAGAGATACGTAACCCAAAGGTTTGGAGATTTCGAAATGTTTGGTACATGATAGTTGGCACTACCTCAAGACAATGGAATGGCCAGCTAGTGCTATATACTTCTACCGATATGTTTAATTGGAAACATAATGGCACTCTCGTTGAATCTTTCGGAGATATGGGCTATGTATGGGAGAACCctgatttatttgaaatagatGGATACCATGTTTTGATCTTATCTGTACAAGGGATCGAAGCAGATGGATACAGGTTTAGAAATCTGTATCAGAATGGGTATGttgtttgcttttttaattaccaGCGGGCAAGGTTTGAGGATCTAGAAGTTTCTACAGCTACCTTCTACGAGTTGGACTATGGGCATGACTTTTATGGTGCTAAAACTTTGCGCGCTCCAGATGATAGAATATTAATGGTGGCTTGGCTCGGTATGTGGGAAAGTAACTTTGTTGAGTCTACAGAAGGATGGGCAAGCATGTTAACGATAATAAGGGAAGTGAGTATGAATAAAGATGGACGTCTTTTGTTGACACCGATACGAGAAATGGTTGAGCTTAGGTCCGAGGTATTAGAAAATGCCTGGTACAGTCCTGGTGAGGTATTTGACGCAGAATCGAGGTCGTTTGAGTTAATCGCTGACTCGCGTTCAGTTGATGCGGACGTTGGGATTGTTTTTGAATGGAAGAACGAGGGCCGCTTTACGATAGGATATTCGGCAGAACATgaatatataactatagatCGAGGCGGGGTTGATGGCGTACGCCGTGCGTATTGGTCTCCCAAAGATTACGTACATTTGAGAATTTTCGTTGATGCCAGCTCTGTGGAGGTATTCTGTGGAGATGGGGAGGTGGTGTTTTCTAGTCGAATATATCCTAAATCTATGAGTATTAGAATAACGGGTGAGGCTCAACTCCATATAGTGCAATATAGGATTCGACGGAGCGTTGGTTTTGATGCGAAAGTGGCACAACGCTTAAAACAAGACATTTTGCACAAATATTAA
- the LOC119832207 gene encoding UPF0193 protein EVG1 homolog produces METPDANGFVNVIWPSKSVPHGGIFHTRVIEPSKTQQQFLKILLEESKLSIAQRKKSALALREYEEKEPPPRVEVPMVRPRTSRRRSLSAIRESGIYEVTNYRPLKRGEDREKLKDNLAHKMEYGDEGQVPPAAPRSRKSPPRLPTKKEMWHDLVTQIRERAEWLAEMEDLGQGAPHREVIKDQIAERMRALDALGLDSEPCTARSKGSGFSVLPSVRSNTSAKSDKSSISRKSQDKTKSTRTPKRHLKKDENVAAYEKLSPLQYSPRRRL; encoded by the exons aTGGAAACACCAGATGCAAATGGTTTTGTAAATGTAATCTGGCCAAGTAAAAGCGTTCCGCATGGTGGCATTTTTCATACGAGAGTTATTGAACCTTCGAAAACCCAGCAACAATTTCTTAAAA tatTACTGGAAGAATCTAAGCTTTCAATTGCTCAACGAAAGAAATCGGCATTAGCTCTTCGCGAATATGAGGAAAAAGAACCTCCACCTAGAGTGGAAGTACCGATGGTTCGCCCAAGAACATCACGACGACGATCTTTGTCAGCTATTCGTGAATCTGGAATATATGAAGTTACGAA CTATCGTCCGTTAAAACGTGGGGAGGACCGAGAAAAGCTAAAAGATAATCTAGCGCACAAAATGGAATACGGCGACGAGGGTCAGGTCCCACCGGCTGCTCCTCGCAGTCGCAAGTCTCCACCAAGATTACCTACCAAAAAAGAGATGTGGCACGACT TGGTAACGCAAATAAGAGAGCGAGCAGAATGGCTAGCTGAGATGGAAGACCTAGGCCAGGGTGCCCCACATCGCGAAGTGATAAAGGACCAAATAGCAGAACGGATGAGGGCCCTCGATGCTCTTGGGCTGGACAGTGAGCCTTGTACAGCTAGGTCTAAGGGCTCAGGGTTTAGTGTCCTTCCTAGTGTTAGGTCGAACACTAGTGCTAAATCTg ACAAATCCAGTATATCTAGAAAGAGCCAAGATAAGACTAAATCAACTAGGACTCCAAAGAGACACTTGAAAAAAGATGAAAATGTAGCAGCCTATGAAAAACTATCGCCTCTACAGTATTCACCTAGGAGAAGattgtaa